The following proteins are co-located in the Thermus tengchongensis genome:
- a CDS encoding Mur ligase family protein, which translates to MTLEELFAPYGLKAPPLPVRGITLDSRRVEPGFVFVAVPGVPLPHRKPLDGHDFILEALRKGAIAVVGERALALPVPYLQVADSRLALAHLARRFHGEPDRRLALLGVTGSKGKSTTASLLHHLLQAGGKQAALLSTVALRLGEEARPPMGHFTTPEAPEVYAFLREAAERGLKAAVLEVSSHALALKRVEGLAYRVGVFVSFYPDDHLDLHGTAEAYFGAKALLVERSELAVLNAALPHLERLKGRPHLLFGPGGEVWGEGLREEAEGLRFTLHTPWGSGEAFLPMLGAYNLDNALAASAAALAFGLPLEGVLQGLATFRGVPGRMEMVQKEPFRVVIDFAHTGKSLEAALQTLRRTTKGRLLLVVGAAGERDPRRREDIGQVAARLADKAFFTEEDHRTEDLGAILQAMAEAAAREGGTYELVPDRKEAILRALSEAREGDTVLLAGKGHERTLERGTQALPWDERAVALEGLKALGLGGGEHP; encoded by the coding sequence ATGACCTTGGAGGAGCTTTTCGCCCCCTATGGCCTAAAGGCCCCGCCCCTCCCGGTGCGGGGGATCACCCTGGACTCGAGGCGGGTGGAGCCGGGCTTTGTCTTCGTGGCCGTGCCGGGGGTGCCCCTCCCCCACCGCAAGCCCCTGGACGGGCACGACTTCATCCTCGAGGCCCTCAGAAAAGGCGCCATCGCCGTGGTGGGGGAACGGGCGCTGGCCCTCCCCGTCCCCTACCTCCAGGTGGCGGATAGCCGCCTGGCCCTGGCCCACCTCGCCCGGCGCTTCCACGGGGAGCCGGACCGGAGGCTCGCCCTCCTCGGGGTCACGGGCTCCAAGGGAAAAAGCACCACCGCCAGCCTCCTCCACCACCTCCTGCAAGCCGGTGGCAAGCAGGCGGCTCTCCTCTCCACCGTGGCCCTGAGGCTGGGGGAGGAGGCCCGCCCCCCCATGGGCCACTTCACCACCCCAGAAGCCCCGGAGGTCTACGCCTTCTTGCGGGAAGCGGCGGAGCGGGGGCTGAAGGCGGCGGTGCTAGAGGTCAGCAGCCACGCCCTGGCCCTCAAGCGGGTGGAAGGCCTCGCCTACCGGGTGGGGGTCTTCGTGAGCTTCTACCCCGACGACCACCTGGACCTCCACGGCACGGCGGAGGCCTACTTCGGGGCCAAGGCCCTTCTGGTGGAGCGCTCGGAGCTTGCGGTCCTGAACGCCGCCCTCCCCCACCTGGAGCGCCTCAAGGGGCGGCCCCACCTCCTCTTCGGGCCCGGGGGGGAGGTCTGGGGGGAGGGCCTGCGGGAGGAGGCGGAAGGCCTCCGCTTCACCCTGCACACCCCCTGGGGCTCGGGGGAGGCCTTCTTGCCCATGCTGGGCGCCTACAACCTGGACAACGCCCTGGCCGCCAGCGCCGCCGCCTTGGCCTTTGGGCTTCCCCTGGAGGGGGTGCTCCAAGGCCTTGCCACCTTCAGGGGGGTGCCGGGGCGGATGGAGATGGTGCAAAAAGAACCCTTCCGGGTGGTCATCGATTTCGCCCACACCGGCAAGAGCCTCGAGGCCGCCCTCCAAACCCTGCGCCGCACCACCAAGGGGCGCCTCCTCCTGGTGGTGGGCGCGGCAGGGGAGCGCGACCCCAGGAGGCGGGAGGACATCGGCCAGGTGGCCGCCCGCCTGGCGGACAAGGCCTTCTTCACCGAGGAGGACCACCGCACGGAGGACCTAGGGGCCATCCTCCAAGCCATGGCCGAGGCAGCCGCACGAGAGGGGGGCACCTACGAGCTGGTGCCCGACCGAAAGGAGGCCATCCTCCGTGCCCTCTCCGAGGCCCGGGAGGGGGACACGGTGCTCCTGGCGGGCAAGGGGCACGAGCGCACCCTGGAAAGGGGTACCCAGGCCCTGCCCTGGGACGAGAGGGCGGTGGCCCTGGAGGGGCTAAAGGCCCTGGGCCTAGGTGGCGGCGAGCATCCCTAG
- a CDS encoding deoxynucleoside kinase: MYLAIAGNIGSGKSSLTALLSEAFGLKPVYEAVSENPYLEDFYRDMGAYAFHSQVFFLARRLRQHLLEVNGAKAVVQDRTVYEDALVFAQNLYREGHLKERDWRTYLDLFQSVSPALRKPDLLIYLRASLPTLRERIKKRGRPFEQNLPDRYLLGLNALYEELIASWNLSPVYVVEADRIDFVEKEEDRQALLAALRSWIKP; this comes from the coding sequence ATGTATCTGGCCATCGCCGGCAACATCGGTAGCGGCAAAAGTTCCCTCACCGCCTTGCTCTCAGAGGCCTTCGGGCTGAAGCCGGTGTACGAGGCGGTGAGCGAAAACCCCTACCTGGAGGACTTCTACCGGGATATGGGGGCCTACGCCTTCCACTCCCAGGTCTTCTTCCTGGCCCGGAGGCTGCGCCAGCACCTCCTGGAGGTGAACGGGGCGAAGGCCGTGGTGCAGGACCGCACGGTCTATGAGGACGCCCTGGTCTTCGCCCAGAACCTCTACCGGGAAGGCCACTTGAAGGAGCGGGACTGGCGGACCTACCTGGACCTCTTCCAGAGCGTGTCCCCAGCCCTCAGGAAGCCCGATCTTCTCATCTACCTCCGGGCGAGCCTACCCACCTTAAGGGAGCGGATCAAGAAGCGGGGAAGGCCCTTTGAGCAAAACCTCCCCGACCGCTACCTTCTCGGGCTCAACGCCCTCTACGAGGAACTCATCGCCTCCTGGAACCTATCCCCCGTGTACGTGGTGGAGGCGGACCGGATAGACTTCGTGGAGAAGGAGGAGGACCGCCAAGCCCTTCTTGCAGCCCTACGTTCCTGGATCAAGCCATGA
- a CDS encoding deoxynucleoside kinase, which yields MYIAIEGPIGAGKTTLAQLLAQRFGAEPLLEVVEENPFLPLFYQDRKRYAFKTQVFFLLSRYRQLSRLRERPLFGGVVADYLFDKDAIFASLNLEGPEWNLYLDLYRELSLKLPPPDLTVYLRAPVPVLLERIRKRGRPFEEGMDPAYLEALSEAYERHFARYAHPLLVLEADQLDYSQPGPDQDRVVALVKAHLAQDGRTI from the coding sequence GTGTACATCGCCATAGAAGGCCCCATCGGTGCGGGCAAAACCACCCTGGCCCAGCTTCTTGCGCAAAGGTTTGGGGCCGAGCCCCTTCTGGAGGTGGTGGAGGAAAATCCCTTCCTGCCCCTTTTCTACCAGGACCGAAAGCGCTACGCCTTCAAGACCCAGGTCTTCTTCCTCCTTTCCCGCTACCGGCAGCTCTCCCGCCTCCGGGAAAGACCCCTCTTCGGTGGGGTGGTGGCCGACTACCTTTTTGACAAGGACGCCATCTTCGCGAGCCTCAACCTGGAGGGCCCCGAGTGGAACCTTTACTTGGACCTTTACCGGGAGCTTTCCCTGAAGCTTCCCCCACCCGACCTCACCGTCTACCTGAGGGCCCCGGTGCCCGTGCTGTTGGAGCGGATAAGGAAACGGGGCAGGCCCTTTGAGGAGGGGATGGACCCCGCCTACCTCGAGGCCCTCTCCGAAGCGTACGAGCGTCACTTTGCCCGCTACGCCCATCCCCTTTTGGTCCTGGAAGCGGACCAGCTGGACTACAGCCAACCCGGCCCCGACCAGGACCGGGTGGTGGCCCTGGTGAAGGCCCACCTTGCCCAGGACGGCAGGACCATCTGA
- a CDS encoding S1C family serine protease, translating to MRLVLAALLLSLLALGQRLVSPEEVARSQVIQRALPAVVRVQGSPTAPGENQVVGTGFFVSPFRVVTNYHVVQGLADLTVRLTDGRTFPAERFAVDPGIDLALLTVRGLQAPRVLAFSKTPSTSLPLGMGVVVVGFPFGQGPLASYGILSGIGPLEVPSPDPSVGAEVGEYLFTDAPLTVGNSGSPLLNLQGEVIGVVADVVGGPSGVGGIGVAIPADLVAQSVRDLERFGIPQRGWLGASLVSLDELPPVLLRAVGLTTAQGAMVDRVDPGSPAARAGLRGAQRDAQGRLLALGDVILAVNGKAVKDKAEVVRLIARYRPGDRVRLTLWREGRRLEVTLTMVARPASR from the coding sequence ATGCGCCTCGTCCTCGCCGCCCTCCTCCTTTCCCTCTTGGCCCTGGGCCAGCGCCTGGTCTCCCCCGAGGAGGTGGCCCGAAGCCAGGTGATCCAGAGGGCCCTGCCCGCGGTGGTCCGGGTCCAGGGCTCCCCCACCGCCCCTGGGGAGAACCAGGTGGTGGGTACGGGGTTCTTCGTGAGCCCCTTCCGGGTGGTTACCAACTACCACGTGGTCCAGGGCCTTGCCGACCTTACCGTCCGCCTCACGGATGGGCGCACTTTTCCTGCGGAGCGCTTCGCCGTGGACCCAGGGATTGACCTCGCCCTCCTCACGGTGCGCGGCCTCCAGGCCCCTCGAGTGCTGGCCTTCAGCAAGACCCCCAGCACCAGCCTTCCCCTGGGCATGGGGGTGGTGGTGGTGGGGTTTCCCTTCGGACAAGGACCCCTGGCCTCCTACGGGATCCTCTCCGGCATAGGCCCCCTCGAGGTCCCCTCCCCTGACCCCAGCGTGGGGGCCGAGGTGGGGGAGTACCTCTTCACCGACGCCCCCCTCACCGTGGGCAACTCGGGTAGTCCCCTTCTCAACCTACAAGGGGAGGTGATCGGGGTGGTGGCGGACGTGGTGGGAGGACCCTCGGGGGTGGGTGGAATCGGGGTGGCCATCCCGGCGGATCTGGTGGCCCAAAGCGTACGGGACCTAGAGCGGTTTGGCATTCCCCAGCGGGGCTGGCTGGGGGCCAGCCTGGTCAGCCTGGATGAACTTCCGCCGGTGCTCCTCAGGGCGGTGGGCCTCACCACGGCCCAAGGGGCCATGGTGGACCGGGTGGATCCAGGAAGCCCCGCGGCCCGGGCCGGCCTAAGGGGAGCCCAGCGGGACGCCCAGGGGAGGCTTTTGGCCCTGGGGGATGTGATCCTGGCGGTGAACGGCAAGGCCGTGAAGGATAAAGCGGAGGTGGTCCGCCTCATCGCCCGCTACCGCCCTGGGGACCGGGTGCGGCTAACCCTTTGGCGGGAGGGACGAAGGCTCGAGGTCACCCTCACCATGGTGGCCCGGCCTGCCAGCCGTTAG
- a CDS encoding arginine--tRNA ligase yields the protein MVRRALEEAIHTALKELGLDLRLKVARAPKDKPGDYGVPLFALAKELRKPPQAIAEELKARLDLPPFVEETIPVGGYLNFRIRTEDLLKEALRPKGPFPKREGLVLVEHTSVNPNKELHVGHLRNIALGDSLARILAYAGREVLVLNYIDDTGRQAAETLFALRHYGLTWDGKEKYDHFAGRAYVRLHQDPEYESLQGGIEEVLHALERGELREDVNRILLAQMATMKALNAHYDLLVWESDIVRAGLLGQALEILERSPHVFRPAEGKYAGALVMDASPFIPGLEDPYFVLVRSGGAATYYAKDIAFQFWKMGLLQGLPFRPYENPYYPALRTSAPEGEPYTPAAKETVNVIDVRQSHPQALVRAALALAGRPDLAEGAFHLAYETVLLEGKQMSGRKGLAVSVDEVLEEAERRALKVIEEKNPRHPAKEEAAKMVALGAIRFAMVKTEPKKQIDFRYAEALSFEGDTGPYVQYAHARAHSILRKAGAWGEPDFAQATPYERELALALLDFEEAVLEAAEEKTPHVLAQYLLDLSASWNAYYNAKEDGRPATPVLTAPQGLRELRLGLVRSLQETLKTGLSLLGIPAPEVM from the coding sequence ATGGTGCGCCGCGCCCTGGAAGAGGCCATTCACACCGCCCTTAAGGAGCTGGGCCTGGACCTCCGCCTCAAGGTGGCCCGGGCCCCCAAGGACAAGCCCGGGGACTACGGGGTACCCCTCTTCGCCTTGGCCAAGGAGCTAAGGAAACCCCCCCAGGCCATCGCCGAGGAGCTCAAGGCCCGCCTGGATCTGCCCCCCTTTGTGGAGGAGACCATCCCCGTGGGGGGGTATTTGAACTTCCGCATCCGCACGGAAGACCTCCTGAAGGAAGCCCTGAGGCCCAAGGGGCCTTTCCCCAAGCGGGAAGGGCTAGTCCTGGTGGAGCACACCTCGGTGAACCCCAACAAGGAGCTCCACGTGGGCCACTTGCGGAACATCGCCCTCGGGGACAGCCTGGCCCGCATCCTGGCCTATGCGGGGCGGGAGGTCCTGGTCCTGAACTACATCGACGACACCGGGCGCCAGGCAGCGGAAACCCTCTTCGCCCTAAGGCACTACGGCCTCACCTGGGACGGGAAGGAGAAGTACGACCACTTCGCCGGCAGGGCCTACGTGCGCCTCCACCAGGACCCCGAGTACGAAAGCCTCCAGGGGGGGATAGAGGAAGTCCTCCACGCCCTGGAGCGGGGGGAACTCAGGGAAGATGTCAACCGCATCCTCCTGGCCCAGATGGCCACCATGAAGGCCCTGAATGCTCATTACGACCTTCTGGTCTGGGAGTCGGACATCGTGCGGGCGGGGCTTCTGGGCCAGGCTCTGGAAATCCTGGAACGAAGCCCCCACGTCTTCCGCCCCGCTGAGGGCAAGTACGCCGGGGCTTTGGTCATGGACGCAAGCCCCTTCATCCCCGGGCTGGAAGACCCCTACTTCGTCCTGGTTCGCTCCGGGGGGGCGGCCACCTACTACGCCAAGGACATCGCCTTCCAGTTCTGGAAGATGGGCCTCCTCCAGGGCCTCCCCTTCCGTCCCTACGAAAACCCCTACTACCCCGCCCTAAGGACCAGCGCCCCCGAGGGGGAGCCCTACACCCCAGCGGCCAAGGAAACCGTGAACGTCATCGACGTGCGCCAAAGCCACCCCCAGGCCCTGGTGCGGGCGGCCTTGGCCCTGGCGGGGAGGCCGGATCTGGCGGAAGGCGCCTTCCACCTGGCCTACGAGACCGTGCTCCTGGAGGGCAAGCAGATGTCGGGGAGGAAGGGCCTTGCGGTGAGCGTGGACGAGGTCCTGGAGGAGGCAGAGCGGCGGGCCCTCAAGGTCATCGAGGAGAAGAACCCCAGGCACCCCGCCAAGGAGGAAGCGGCCAAGATGGTGGCCCTGGGAGCCATCCGCTTCGCCATGGTGAAGACCGAACCCAAAAAGCAGATCGATTTCCGCTACGCCGAGGCCCTTTCCTTTGAAGGGGACACGGGGCCTTACGTGCAGTACGCCCACGCCCGGGCCCACAGCATCCTGCGCAAGGCCGGGGCGTGGGGCGAGCCCGATTTCGCCCAGGCCACCCCGTACGAGCGGGAGCTGGCCCTGGCCCTGTTGGACTTTGAGGAGGCGGTGCTGGAGGCCGCCGAGGAGAAAACCCCCCACGTCCTGGCCCAGTACCTGCTGGACCTTTCCGCCAGCTGGAACGCTTACTACAACGCCAAGGAGGACGGGAGGCCCGCCACCCCGGTGCTCACGGCACCCCAGGGCCTGAGGGAACTCCGCCTTGGCCTGGTGAGGAGCCTGCAAGAAACCCTGAAGACGGGGCTTTCCCTCCTGGGCATCCCCGCCCCTGAGGTAATGTAA
- a CDS encoding RCC1 domain-containing protein translates to MLAAGSGHSLFLKQGVVKLGALWGWGWNYHGQLGDGTFLNRNRPALLLQGVVAVAAGEGHTLALDPEGRVLAFGRNEEGQLGLGSLASQGRPVRVEGLPRIVGVAGGYAHSLFLAEGGVVYASGANGEGQLGDGTYEMRKSPVRVQGLPPIMAVAAGYFHSLAITREGQLYAWGANLSGQLGDGTVESRSRPLPVEGLSAVVQAVGGGSFSAALLGDGSVYVFGLDSATPKRLAGLPPIVALAAGREHLLCLTREGEVWALGANESGQLGDGTQEGRMEARRVEGLRGVVAIAAGDAHSLALTGEGILYAWGRNEYGQLGDGTRENRLRPVVVKFP, encoded by the coding sequence ATGTTGGCGGCGGGCTCTGGGCATAGCCTCTTCCTTAAGCAAGGCGTGGTTAAACTGGGCGCTTTGTGGGGATGGGGCTGGAATTACCATGGCCAGCTGGGAGACGGAACCTTTTTAAATCGTAACCGCCCGGCGCTTTTGCTGCAGGGTGTGGTGGCCGTGGCGGCGGGCGAGGGCCACACCCTGGCCTTGGACCCAGAGGGGAGGGTGCTGGCCTTTGGCCGCAACGAGGAGGGCCAGCTGGGCTTGGGTTCCTTGGCCAGCCAAGGCCGGCCGGTGCGCGTGGAGGGGTTGCCCAGGATCGTGGGCGTGGCGGGAGGATACGCGCACAGCCTTTTTCTGGCGGAGGGCGGGGTGGTGTACGCCTCTGGGGCCAATGGGGAGGGCCAACTAGGCGATGGCACCTACGAGATGCGGAAGTCCCCGGTGCGGGTTCAGGGGCTTCCCCCGATAATGGCGGTGGCGGCGGGGTACTTCCACTCCTTGGCCATCACCCGCGAGGGGCAGCTTTACGCTTGGGGGGCCAACCTTTCGGGCCAGCTGGGGGACGGCACGGTGGAGTCCCGCTCCCGGCCCTTGCCGGTGGAGGGCTTATCCGCGGTGGTCCAGGCCGTGGGTGGGGGTAGCTTCAGTGCGGCCCTCTTGGGGGATGGCTCGGTGTATGTCTTCGGTCTGGATTCCGCTACACCAAAGCGGCTTGCAGGCTTGCCGCCAATAGTGGCCTTGGCGGCGGGCCGGGAGCACCTCCTTTGCCTGACCCGGGAAGGGGAGGTGTGGGCCTTAGGGGCCAACGAGTCCGGTCAGCTGGGGGACGGTACCCAGGAAGGGCGGATGGAGGCCCGCCGGGTGGAGGGTTTAAGAGGAGTCGTAGCCATTGCGGCTGGGGATGCCCATAGCCTGGCCCTGACCGGGGAAGGAATCCTATATGCCTGGGGAAGGAATGAGTACGGGCAACTGGGCGACGGAACCCGGGAGAATCGCCTCAGGCCAGTGGTGGTCAAGTTTCCTTAA
- the uvrC gene encoding excinuclease ABC subunit UvrC has product MKLVRLAELPPLPEAPGVYLWRRGEEVLYVGKAKNLRARVRSYFHAEGKAARIAEEATALDFIATRDEVEALLLEANLIKAHRPPYNVLLKDDKHYPFLKLTHEPFPTLLVVRRVEADGAKYYGPFPEASALRRIKTLIDRLFPLRKNSGYPMKRKRYPCLNYSMGRCLAPCVGLADPVAYGEVVRQVEAVLEGKVDGLLRELEAKMREAAKRLEFERAAELRDQMEALKAFFSTAQQAFDPELGDLDFLGLAQAGPLAVVQLYQVRSGRILGRISRVVEKEETSPEEILWAFLRDHYLEASPLPPLILLPFPLEDLEGLEELLRRRAGRKVELRVPQRGEKARLLELAERNARLALETELKLRERRGDHPALKALQELLGLPTRPYRLEGYDVSHLQGQARVFSLAVFEGGRPKRAEYRRMRLKAGNDDYAAMEEGVFRRYTGSLKDLPLPDLLLIDGGLGQVRAAARALEQAGLRLPLVGLAKKEEVLITPEGREIRLPLTHPALRLLIHLRDEAHQNGLRYHQKRRSQELFQVLAGIPGIGETRKRLLLERYGGLKALREAPLEELARLAGMNRKVAEALKAALDAPVKET; this is encoded by the coding sequence ATGAAGCTTGTGCGGCTTGCCGAGCTTCCTCCTCTCCCCGAGGCCCCCGGGGTCTACCTCTGGCGGCGGGGGGAGGAGGTCCTCTACGTGGGCAAGGCCAAAAACCTCAGGGCCCGGGTGCGGAGCTACTTCCACGCCGAGGGCAAGGCGGCCCGCATCGCGGAGGAGGCCACCGCCTTGGACTTCATCGCCACCCGGGACGAGGTGGAGGCCCTCCTCCTCGAGGCCAACCTCATCAAAGCCCACCGCCCGCCCTACAACGTCCTCCTCAAGGACGACAAGCACTACCCCTTCCTGAAGCTCACCCACGAGCCCTTCCCCACACTCCTGGTGGTGCGGCGGGTGGAGGCGGACGGGGCCAAGTACTACGGGCCCTTCCCCGAAGCCAGCGCCCTTAGGCGCATCAAAACCCTCATCGACCGCCTCTTCCCCTTGCGCAAGAACTCGGGCTACCCCATGAAAAGGAAGCGCTACCCCTGCCTGAACTACAGCATGGGCCGCTGCCTAGCCCCCTGCGTGGGCCTAGCCGACCCCGTGGCCTACGGGGAGGTGGTGCGCCAGGTGGAGGCGGTGCTGGAGGGAAAGGTGGATGGGCTCCTAAGGGAGCTGGAGGCCAAGATGCGGGAAGCGGCCAAGCGGCTGGAGTTCGAGCGGGCGGCGGAGCTCCGCGACCAGATGGAAGCCCTCAAGGCCTTCTTCTCCACTGCCCAGCAGGCCTTTGACCCGGAGCTGGGCGACCTGGACTTCCTGGGCCTGGCCCAGGCGGGGCCTTTGGCCGTGGTGCAGCTTTACCAGGTGCGCTCGGGCCGCATCCTGGGGCGCATTAGCCGGGTGGTGGAGAAGGAGGAGACGAGCCCGGAGGAAATCCTCTGGGCCTTCCTCAGGGACCACTACCTCGAGGCCTCCCCCCTCCCCCCCCTCATCCTCCTCCCCTTCCCCCTGGAGGACCTGGAGGGCCTGGAGGAGCTCCTCCGCCGCCGGGCCGGGCGCAAGGTGGAGCTTAGGGTGCCCCAAAGGGGAGAGAAGGCGCGGCTCCTGGAGCTGGCCGAGAGGAACGCCCGGCTCGCCCTGGAAACCGAGCTCAAGCTCCGAGAAAGGCGCGGGGACCACCCCGCCCTCAAGGCCCTGCAGGAGCTCTTGGGCCTGCCCACCCGGCCCTACCGCCTCGAGGGCTACGACGTAAGCCACCTCCAGGGCCAGGCCCGGGTCTTCTCCCTGGCGGTCTTTGAGGGGGGAAGGCCCAAGCGGGCGGAGTACCGCCGGATGCGCCTCAAGGCGGGCAACGACGACTACGCCGCCATGGAGGAAGGGGTCTTTCGCCGCTATACGGGAAGCCTCAAGGACCTTCCCCTCCCCGACCTCCTCCTCATCGACGGCGGCCTGGGCCAGGTGCGGGCGGCGGCAAGGGCCCTAGAGCAGGCTGGGCTCCGCCTTCCCCTAGTGGGCCTGGCCAAGAAGGAGGAGGTCCTCATCACCCCTGAGGGGCGGGAGATCCGCCTGCCCCTCACCCACCCCGCCTTAAGGCTCCTCATCCATCTGCGGGACGAGGCCCACCAAAACGGCCTCCGCTACCACCAAAAGCGGAGGAGCCAGGAGCTATTCCAGGTGCTTGCCGGCATACCCGGCATCGGGGAAACCCGCAAGCGCCTCCTCCTGGAGCGCTACGGGGGGCTTAAGGCTTTGAGGGAAGCCCCTTTGGAGGAGCTTGCCCGCCTGGCCGGCATGAACCGCAAGGTCGCAGAGGCTTTAAAAGCTGCCCTGGATGCCCCTGTTAAGGAAACTTGA
- a CDS encoding dipeptidase — protein MEPVMVDAHLDLAHNARALGRDLTLPLDRLREVDPHPETPLVTLESLREAGVAVVFATLFVDPREGGREDWEEEVWVQLHLYEAWEAQGLVRLVRDGRGLEAHLQRFPQDRVPGLLLLLEGAHALASPEDLLPLRERGLRLLSLTWAMGNAYAGGNAEEGPLTERGKALLQAMARWGVALDLSHLAEEAAWQALEVFPGPVCATHANARALVPSPRHLSDRLMEALRERGGVLGLVPFNAFLDPGWKRGDPRLPLEAFFRHKAHAEAILGPGGVGLGTDWDGGFGLQAVPQGLDRHRDLRALGDAGFLGENWLRWLRGWL, from the coding sequence ATGGAGCCCGTCATGGTGGATGCCCACCTGGACCTGGCCCATAACGCCCGCGCCCTGGGGCGGGACCTCACCCTCCCCCTGGACCGCCTGCGGGAGGTGGACCCCCACCCCGAAACCCCCCTGGTGACCCTGGAAAGCCTCCGGGAAGCAGGGGTGGCCGTGGTCTTCGCCACCCTCTTCGTGGACCCCCGGGAGGGCGGGCGGGAGGACTGGGAGGAGGAGGTCTGGGTCCAGCTTCACCTCTACGAGGCCTGGGAGGCCCAGGGCTTGGTGCGGCTTGTGCGGGATGGGCGCGGGTTGGAAGCCCATCTCCAGCGCTTTCCCCAGGACCGGGTGCCGGGCCTTCTCCTCCTCCTGGAAGGGGCCCACGCCCTGGCCTCCCCCGAGGACCTCCTCCCCCTAAGGGAGCGGGGTCTAAGGCTCCTTTCCCTCACCTGGGCCATGGGGAACGCCTACGCTGGGGGCAACGCGGAGGAGGGCCCCCTCACCGAGCGGGGCAAGGCGCTTTTGCAGGCCATGGCCCGTTGGGGCGTGGCCCTGGACCTCTCCCACCTGGCGGAAGAGGCGGCTTGGCAGGCCCTCGAGGTCTTCCCGGGGCCGGTGTGCGCCACCCACGCCAACGCCCGGGCCTTGGTGCCCTCCCCCCGCCACCTTTCCGACCGGCTCATGGAGGCGCTAAGGGAGCGAGGCGGGGTCTTGGGCCTGGTGCCCTTCAACGCCTTCTTGGACCCCGGCTGGAAGCGGGGCGACCCCAGGCTTCCCCTGGAGGCCTTTTTCCGCCACAAGGCCCATGCGGAGGCCATCCTGGGCCCAGGGGGAGTGGGCCTGGGCACGGACTGGGACGGGGGGTTTGGCCTGCAGGCGGTTCCCCAGGGCTTGGACCGCCACCGGGACCTCCGGGCCCTAGGGGACGCGGGCTTCTTAGGGGAAAACTGGCTCCGCTGGCTAAGGGGATGGCTCTAA
- a CDS encoding PaaI family thioesterase — protein MELDRVLGRETLDSTLGVRYLKLEKEEVVAELEVTPRVHQPFGFLHGGATVALAESVASVGGFLNCPPGHAAFGLEINCNHIRKKQTGVIRAVGKPLHVGRTTQVWEVKVYDEEARLVAASRCTLAVVPLEPSP, from the coding sequence ATGGAACTGGACCGCGTCCTCGGTCGGGAAACCCTGGACAGCACCCTGGGGGTGCGCTACCTGAAGCTGGAGAAGGAGGAGGTGGTGGCCGAGCTGGAGGTGACCCCCAGGGTGCACCAGCCCTTCGGCTTCCTCCACGGAGGAGCCACGGTGGCCCTGGCGGAAAGCGTGGCCAGCGTGGGCGGGTTCCTGAATTGCCCCCCGGGGCATGCGGCCTTCGGGCTGGAGATCAACTGCAACCACATCCGCAAGAAGCAAACAGGGGTCATCCGGGCGGTGGGGAAGCCCTTGCACGTGGGCCGCACCACCCAGGTCTGGGAGGTCAAGGTCTACGACGAGGAGGCAAGGCTGGTGGCGGCAAGCCGGTGCACCCTGGCGGTGGTGCCCTTAGAGCCATCCCCTTAG
- a CDS encoding alpha/beta fold hydrolase, which produces MADLRLFPGLLAPPSGLDFLAGLPAEEGLHLVAFGEGAIPALQVAFREQAKSLVLLSPIVRKDALLAAKVAALRFGLERGGVEGFAQVGRALFFGPESVGDEEIFAAWREGLSREGVEAWLSRVEALGDERRWLRGTGARVLVIQGAWDAFTPPFYGKEVADFAKGEAVRFALEGAGHFVPWEAREEVLDLVKDFVSGEGFRPLPGGLAL; this is translated from the coding sequence GTGGCTGACCTGCGCCTGTTCCCCGGGCTGCTGGCTCCTCCCAGCGGCCTGGACTTTCTCGCCGGGCTTCCGGCGGAAGAGGGGCTTCACCTGGTGGCCTTCGGGGAGGGGGCGATCCCCGCCTTGCAGGTGGCCTTCCGCGAGCAGGCCAAAAGCTTGGTTCTGCTTTCGCCTATCGTGCGGAAGGACGCCCTCTTGGCGGCGAAGGTGGCAGCGCTCCGCTTTGGCCTAGAGCGGGGCGGGGTGGAGGGCTTCGCCCAGGTGGGCCGGGCCCTTTTCTTCGGACCGGAGAGCGTGGGTGACGAGGAGATCTTCGCCGCCTGGCGGGAGGGGCTTTCCCGGGAGGGGGTGGAGGCCTGGCTCTCCCGGGTGGAGGCCTTGGGGGACGAGCGCCGCTGGCTGCGGGGCACGGGGGCCCGGGTGCTGGTGATCCAGGGGGCCTGGGACGCCTTTACCCCTCCTTTTTACGGCAAGGAGGTGGCGGACTTCGCCAAGGGGGAGGCGGTGCGCTTTGCCCTCGAGGGGGCGGGCCACTTTGTGCCTTGGGAAGCAAGGGAGGAGGTCTTGGACCTGGTGAAGGACTTCGTGTCGGGAGAGGGCTTTCGTCCCCTACCGGGTGGGCTGGCCTTATGA